In Streptomyces sp. NBC_01551, one DNA window encodes the following:
- a CDS encoding Lrp/AsnC family transcriptional regulator gives MEELDRQIVDLLVRDGRMSYTDLGKATGLSTSAVHQRVRRLEQRGVIRGYAAVVDPEAVGLPLTAFISVKPFDPSAPDDIAERLAGVPEIEACHSVAGDENYILKVRVATPLELEDLLGRLRALAHVSTRTTVVLSTPYEARPPRV, from the coding sequence ATGGAGGAGCTGGACCGCCAGATCGTTGACCTGCTCGTGCGGGACGGGCGGATGAGCTACACGGATCTGGGCAAGGCCACGGGACTGTCCACGTCGGCGGTCCACCAGCGAGTACGCCGCCTGGAGCAGCGCGGGGTGATCCGCGGCTACGCGGCCGTCGTCGACCCCGAGGCCGTCGGGCTGCCCCTGACCGCCTTCATCTCGGTCAAACCGTTCGACCCGAGCGCCCCGGACGACATCGCCGAACGGCTCGCCGGCGTGCCCGAGATCGAGGCCTGCCACAGCGTCGCGGGCGACGAGAACTACATCCTCAAGGTCCGCGTGGCCACCCCGCTGGAACTGGAGGACCTGCTGGGCCGGCTGCGCGCCCTCGCGCACGTCTCCACCCGCACCACGGTCGTCCTCTCCACCCCCTACGAAGCCCGCCCGCCCCGCGTGTGA
- a CDS encoding phosphotransferase family protein: MAAAPAPRPRTSTREPEELGRRLAAWLDTRLPGAKVTNASVPGSNGMSSETLLFDIEHPDAPVRACALRLAADPAAYTVFPTYDMPRQHRVMSLVAEHTDLPVPRVLWLEEDPRPLGAPFFVMARAEGRVPPDVMPYTYEGNWLHAATDTERAALQEASISLLARLHDQFPAKEAEFLLPEGAGSPLRRHVDAQRAYYAWVVGGLAPSPLLERAFDRLEELWPADEGPAVLNWGDARIGNVVYEPDGFAPVAVLDWEMAALAPREVDLGWTVYLHRFFQDLTVSFGQPGLPGFLRREDLERRYAELTGHTPRDMEFHTLYAALRHGIVMLRIAYRQAHFGEVEIPAAADQVDGLILHHASLAAMVQGTYW; encoded by the coding sequence ATGGCAGCAGCGCCCGCACCACGTCCCCGCACCTCCACCCGCGAGCCCGAGGAACTCGGCCGCCGCCTCGCCGCCTGGCTCGACACCCGGCTCCCCGGCGCGAAGGTCACGAACGCCTCCGTCCCCGGCTCCAACGGCATGTCCAGCGAGACCCTGCTCTTCGACATCGAACACCCCGACGCCCCGGTCCGCGCCTGCGCCCTGCGCCTCGCCGCCGACCCGGCCGCCTACACCGTGTTCCCCACCTACGACATGCCCCGCCAGCACCGTGTGATGAGCCTCGTCGCCGAGCACACCGACCTGCCCGTCCCGCGCGTGCTGTGGCTGGAAGAAGACCCCCGCCCGCTCGGCGCCCCGTTCTTCGTCATGGCCCGCGCCGAGGGCCGCGTACCGCCCGACGTCATGCCCTACACCTACGAGGGCAACTGGCTGCACGCCGCCACCGACACCGAACGCGCCGCGCTCCAGGAGGCGAGCATCTCCCTGCTCGCCCGCCTGCACGACCAGTTCCCCGCGAAGGAGGCCGAGTTCCTCCTCCCGGAGGGCGCCGGCAGCCCACTGCGCCGCCACGTCGACGCCCAACGGGCCTACTACGCCTGGGTGGTGGGCGGACTCGCGCCGTCCCCGCTGCTGGAGCGGGCCTTCGACCGCCTGGAGGAACTCTGGCCGGCCGACGAGGGCCCCGCCGTCCTCAACTGGGGCGACGCCCGCATCGGCAACGTCGTCTACGAGCCCGACGGCTTCGCCCCCGTCGCCGTCCTGGACTGGGAGATGGCGGCGCTCGCCCCGCGCGAGGTGGACCTCGGCTGGACCGTCTACCTGCACCGCTTCTTCCAGGACCTGACGGTGAGTTTCGGCCAGCCCGGCCTGCCCGGCTTCCTGCGCCGCGAGGACCTCGAACGCCGGTACGCCGAACTCACCGGGCACACCCCGCGGGACATGGAGTTCCACACCCTGTACGCCGCGCTGCGGCACGGGATCGTAATGCTGCGCATCGCCTACCGGCAGGCGCACTTCGGGGAGGTCGAGATCCCGGCAGCCGCCGACCAGGTCGACGGCCTGATCCTGCACCACGCCAGCCTCGCCGCCATGGTGCAGGGCACGTACTGGTGA
- a CDS encoding MerR family transcriptional regulator, with protein MRIGELAEAAGTTARALRHYEQAGLISSARASNGYRVYDERALVRVRNIRCLLSAGLTLDDVRVFAPCLDGDVAAAPPSDKGLRVALERLAVLDERIAAQTEARDRLRTALRERTGDRIHPTA; from the coding sequence GTGCGGATAGGTGAGCTGGCCGAGGCGGCCGGGACGACGGCCCGTGCGCTGCGGCACTACGAGCAGGCCGGGCTGATCTCCTCCGCACGGGCTTCCAACGGCTACCGCGTCTACGACGAGCGCGCGTTGGTACGGGTCCGCAACATCCGCTGCCTGCTGTCCGCGGGGCTCACCCTGGACGACGTGCGCGTGTTCGCGCCGTGCCTGGACGGCGATGTGGCCGCCGCACCGCCCTCGGACAAGGGCCTGCGCGTTGCCCTGGAACGACTGGCGGTCCTCGACGAACGGATCGCCGCCCAGACCGAGGCCCGCGACCGACTGCGAACCGCCCTCCGGGAGCGGACCGGCGACCGGATCCACCCGACGGCTTGA
- a CDS encoding SDR family NAD(P)-dependent oxidoreductase, with amino-acid sequence MTGMNSTEPQSSRIVVVTGAGTGIGRATARAFAAEGARVVAIGRRRERLQETAAGYDRIVPLPADITAEGEPERIVQAVQEAHGRLDVLVNNAGIVRGGALGTLSPKLITDQLATNLVAPVLLTQAALPALEASGGVIVNVSTSVGQRAWPGSSVYAATKTALELLTRSWAVELAPRGIRVVAVAPGAIDTPIGEHQGLTSERRAAVREWQLAHTPLGRIGRPEEVAWAITQLAAPAASFVTGVVLPVDGGAVVA; translated from the coding sequence ATGACCGGCATGAACAGCACCGAACCGCAGAGCAGCAGGATCGTCGTCGTCACCGGAGCCGGCACCGGCATCGGCCGGGCCACCGCCCGCGCCTTCGCCGCCGAGGGCGCCCGCGTGGTCGCGATCGGACGGCGAAGGGAACGGCTCCAGGAGACGGCGGCCGGATACGACCGGATCGTGCCGCTGCCCGCCGACATCACCGCCGAGGGCGAGCCCGAGCGGATCGTCCAGGCCGTCCAGGAGGCGCACGGCCGGTTGGACGTGCTGGTCAACAACGCCGGCATCGTGCGCGGCGGCGCCCTCGGAACGCTGAGCCCAAAGCTGATCACGGACCAGCTCGCCACGAACCTCGTCGCCCCCGTTCTGCTGACCCAGGCCGCGCTGCCGGCTCTGGAGGCTTCGGGCGGAGTGATCGTCAACGTCAGTACGTCGGTGGGGCAGCGGGCGTGGCCGGGCAGCTCGGTCTACGCGGCGACCAAGACCGCACTGGAACTGCTGACGCGCAGTTGGGCGGTCGAGCTGGCACCCCGCGGGATCCGGGTCGTGGCGGTCGCGCCCGGCGCGATCGACACCCCGATCGGCGAGCACCAGGGCCTGACGTCCGAGCGGCGGGCCGCGGTGCGGGAGTGGCAGCTGGCGCACACCCCGCTGGGCCGGATCGGCCGCCCCGAGGAGGTGGCCTGGGCGATCACCCAGCTCGCCGCACCGGCAGCCTCGTTCGTCACCGGGGTCGTGCTCCCGGTCGACGGGGGAGCGGTCGTGGCGTGA
- a CDS encoding acyl-CoA dehydrogenase, with amino-acid sequence MTDRAPQPVDRQLPTEESRDLLALVREIAQREIRPRAAEEEDAGRFPREVFTLLSEAGLLGLPYDGQFGGGGQPYEVYLQVLEELAAARLTVGLGVSVHSLACHGLAGYGSKEQQSAHLPAMLGGGLLGAYCLSEPAAGSDAASLTTKAVRDGDDWVITGTKAWITHGGVADFYTVLARTGAPGPKGITAFLVPGDAQGLTAAVPEKKMGMKGSPTAQLHFDGVRVPDARRIGEEGQGFTIALAALDAGRLGIAACAIGVAQAALDEAVSYALGRKQFGHPIADFQGLRFMLADMATKIEAGRALYLAAARLRDEGKPFSRQAAMAKLFCTDAAMAVTTDAVQILGGYGYTADFPVERLMREAKVLQIVEGTNQIQRMVIARHLAGPETR; translated from the coding sequence ATGACCGACCGCGCCCCGCAGCCGGTGGACCGTCAGCTGCCCACCGAGGAGTCCCGGGACCTCCTCGCCCTCGTACGCGAGATCGCCCAGCGGGAAATCCGCCCCCGGGCCGCCGAGGAGGAGGACGCCGGGCGCTTCCCCCGGGAGGTCTTCACCCTGCTGTCGGAGGCCGGCCTGCTCGGCCTTCCCTACGACGGCCAGTTCGGCGGCGGCGGGCAGCCGTACGAGGTCTACCTCCAGGTCCTGGAGGAACTCGCGGCGGCCCGGCTGACCGTCGGCCTCGGCGTCAGCGTGCACTCGCTGGCCTGCCACGGCCTGGCCGGCTACGGCTCCAAGGAGCAGCAGTCCGCCCACCTGCCCGCCATGCTCGGCGGGGGCCTGCTGGGCGCCTACTGCCTGTCCGAGCCGGCCGCCGGCTCCGACGCGGCCTCGCTGACCACCAAGGCGGTGCGCGACGGCGACGACTGGGTCATCACCGGCACCAAGGCCTGGATCACCCACGGCGGCGTCGCCGACTTCTACACCGTGCTCGCCCGCACCGGCGCCCCGGGCCCCAAGGGCATCACGGCCTTCCTGGTGCCGGGCGACGCGCAGGGCCTGACGGCGGCCGTCCCCGAGAAGAAGATGGGCATGAAGGGCTCGCCCACGGCCCAGCTCCACTTCGACGGCGTCCGCGTCCCGGACGCGCGCCGCATCGGCGAGGAGGGCCAGGGCTTCACCATCGCGCTGGCCGCGCTCGACGCGGGCCGCCTCGGCATCGCCGCCTGCGCGATCGGCGTCGCCCAGGCAGCCCTGGACGAGGCCGTGTCGTACGCCCTGGGCCGCAAGCAGTTCGGCCACCCCATCGCGGACTTCCAGGGCCTGCGGTTCATGCTGGCCGACATGGCGACGAAGATCGAGGCGGGCCGCGCCCTGTACCTGGCGGCGGCGCGACTGCGGGACGAGGGCAAGCCGTTCTCCCGGCAGGCGGCGATGGCCAAGCTGTTCTGCACGGACGCGGCCATGGCCGTCACGACGGACGCGGTCCAGATCCTCGGCGGCTACGGCTACACGGCCGACTTCCCGGTGGAGCGGCTGATGCGCGAGGCGAAGGTGCTCCAGATCGTGGAGGGCACGAACCAGATCCAGCGCATGGTCATCGCCCGCCACCTGGCCGGCCCGGAAACCCGCTGA
- a CDS encoding TetR/AcrR family transcriptional regulator — translation MNNSQQRGATGRSQVRRAELIAIGRRLFADTSYDALSMDDIAKQAGVAKGLIYYYFQSKRGYYLAIVEDSVAELVARAGGDTDLPGAERVRRTIEGYLAYAEHHQAAYRTIVTGGVGSDAEVLAIRDAVREELVAAIAEGAYGRREIPPLARLALVGWLCAVEGATLEWIGALAAQAADQPDRDRLGALFVRQLRATLTVIGEFVPECPPPPLLEGPFDRADDLAPVTGRP, via the coding sequence TTGAACAATAGTCAACAGCGTGGTGCGACCGGACGTTCGCAGGTCCGCAGAGCCGAACTCATCGCCATCGGGCGGAGGTTGTTCGCCGACACCTCGTACGACGCGCTCTCCATGGACGACATCGCCAAGCAGGCCGGTGTCGCCAAGGGGCTGATCTACTACTACTTCCAGAGCAAGCGCGGCTACTACCTCGCCATCGTCGAGGACTCCGTCGCCGAGCTCGTCGCCCGCGCCGGCGGGGACACCGACCTGCCCGGCGCCGAGCGGGTCCGCCGCACCATCGAGGGCTACCTCGCGTACGCCGAGCACCACCAGGCCGCGTACCGCACCATCGTCACCGGCGGCGTCGGCTCCGACGCCGAGGTGCTCGCCATCCGGGACGCCGTCCGCGAGGAACTGGTCGCCGCCATCGCCGAAGGCGCGTACGGGCGGCGCGAGATCCCGCCGCTCGCCCGGCTCGCGCTGGTGGGCTGGCTCTGCGCCGTCGAGGGGGCCACCCTGGAGTGGATCGGCGCGCTCGCCGCGCAGGCCGCCGACCAGCCCGACCGGGACCGCCTCGGGGCCCTCTTCGTACGCCAGCTGCGAGCCACTCTGACGGTCATCGGGGAGTTCGTCCCGGAGTGTCCGCCGCCGCCCCTTCTCGAAGGGCCGTTCGACCGGGCCGATGATCTTGCCCCGGTGACGGGACGCCCCTGA
- a CDS encoding SCO1431 family membrane protein: MTADSAAPTAPARNLLRNLVRTGGPKDDSSWLEHVLGWTLVVVVAMFVTQVGWF, encoded by the coding sequence ATGACCGCAGACAGCGCCGCCCCCACCGCCCCCGCCCGGAACCTCCTGCGCAACCTCGTCCGGACCGGCGGCCCCAAGGACGATTCCTCCTGGCTGGAGCACGTGCTCGGCTGGACGCTGGTGGTCGTCGTCGCCATGTTCGTCACGCAGGTCGGCTGGTTCTGA
- a CDS encoding SPW repeat protein has translation MTTHSIEHHPDLAEMRTRFERVTSTPAAQAVEALALITGLYLAASPWIAGFSVLGALAVNNLIAGLAYCVCMSGLGSAYERTHAMAWTAVGIGAWTIIAPWVIAGNVDTTRTVVNNVITGAVALCLALAMAGMAGRERAA, from the coding sequence ATGACCACTCACAGCATCGAACACCACCCCGACCTCGCCGAAATGAGGACGCGGTTCGAGCGGGTCACCAGCACCCCGGCCGCGCAGGCGGTGGAGGCGCTGGCCCTGATAACGGGCCTGTACCTGGCGGCCTCACCGTGGATCGCCGGGTTCAGCGTCCTCGGCGCGCTGGCCGTCAACAACCTGATCGCCGGCCTGGCGTACTGCGTGTGCATGAGCGGACTCGGCTCCGCCTATGAACGCACCCACGCGATGGCCTGGACGGCGGTCGGCATCGGAGCCTGGACGATCATCGCTCCGTGGGTCATCGCCGGCAACGTCGACACGACCCGCACCGTGGTCAACAACGTGATCACGGGCGCCGTCGCGCTCTGCCTCGCCCTGGCCATGGCCGGCATGGCGGGCCGCGAACGAGCCGCCTGA
- a CDS encoding peptidase C39 family protein, which yields MTAATPRRALLAVALAAAATVTVPGGRASASGPARSDGAGAGRGAAGADGAAGPDGAAQAAQAPQATPATVDNRFWYAHRHWRDGIHHGTTATAGDRPALRIHTPVGRTEYHDPHTGKKRTWEYAAWTSPVHRCAVPGTEAIASWNARTPAGTWIQIELRPTYTDGLSGPWYVMGRWAGGDGDIRRTSVDGQTDGKTTVWTDTLAVDHPESGLRIRDWQLRLTLYRKPGADGGPVVRLAGAMVSDVPARFTVPASVPSLGGAHELTVPRYSQETHKGQYPQYDNGGEAWCSPTSSQMIIEYWGGRASAGALGWVDAKYKDPQVCHAARSTYDAAYKGCGNWPFNAAYAATYRGIAGVVTRLGSLTDLETLIRAGIPAITSQSFRTEELAGAGYGTAGHLMTVIGFTAAGDVIANDPNSADNAAVRRVYKRAEWETIWLRTKRHNAAGKVVSGSGGICYLYAPAKPSPVQIAALKAVGVL from the coding sequence ATGACCGCAGCCACACCACGCCGGGCCCTGCTGGCCGTCGCCCTCGCGGCCGCCGCCACGGTCACCGTCCCCGGCGGCCGCGCCTCGGCCTCGGGCCCGGCCCGTTCCGACGGCGCGGGTGCCGGTCGGGGGGCCGCCGGGGCGGACGGGGCCGCCGGGCCTGACGGAGCCGCCCAGGCCGCCCAAGCCCCTCAGGCCACCCCGGCGACGGTCGACAACCGGTTCTGGTACGCCCACCGCCACTGGCGGGACGGCATCCACCACGGCACCACCGCCACCGCGGGCGACCGTCCCGCCCTGCGGATCCACACGCCCGTCGGCCGCACCGAGTACCACGACCCGCACACCGGCAAGAAGCGCACCTGGGAGTACGCCGCCTGGACCTCCCCGGTGCACCGCTGCGCCGTGCCCGGCACCGAGGCCATCGCCTCCTGGAATGCCCGCACCCCGGCCGGCACCTGGATCCAGATCGAACTGCGCCCCACCTACACCGACGGCCTCTCCGGCCCTTGGTACGTGATGGGCCGCTGGGCCGGCGGCGACGGTGACATCCGGCGCACCTCGGTGGACGGCCAGACCGACGGCAAGACCACCGTCTGGACGGACACCCTGGCCGTCGACCACCCCGAGAGCGGCCTGCGGATCAGGGACTGGCAGCTGCGCCTGACCCTCTACCGCAAGCCCGGCGCGGACGGCGGCCCGGTGGTGCGGCTGGCCGGCGCCATGGTCTCCGACGTCCCGGCCCGGTTCACCGTCCCCGCCTCCGTCCCCTCCCTGGGCGGGGCGCACGAGCTCACGGTCCCGCGCTATTCGCAGGAGACGCACAAGGGCCAGTACCCCCAGTACGACAACGGCGGCGAGGCCTGGTGCAGCCCCACCTCCTCCCAGATGATCATCGAGTACTGGGGCGGCCGGGCCAGTGCCGGCGCCCTGGGCTGGGTCGACGCCAAGTACAAGGACCCGCAGGTCTGCCACGCCGCCCGCTCCACCTACGACGCCGCCTACAAGGGCTGCGGCAACTGGCCCTTCAACGCCGCCTACGCCGCCACCTACCGAGGCATCGCCGGGGTCGTCACGCGGCTGGGCTCCCTCACCGACCTGGAGACCCTGATCCGCGCCGGCATCCCCGCCATCACCTCGCAGTCCTTCCGCACCGAGGAACTCGCCGGGGCGGGGTACGGCACGGCGGGCCACCTGATGACCGTCATCGGCTTCACGGCGGCCGGCGACGTGATCGCCAACGACCCGAACTCGGCCGACAACGCGGCCGTGCGCCGCGTCTACAAGCGCGCCGAATGGGAGACGATCTGGCTGCGCACCAAGCGCCACAACGCCGCCGGCAAGGTCGTCTCGGGGAGCGGGGGCATCTGCTACCTCTACGCGCCGGCCAAACCGAGCCCCGTCCAGATCGCGGCGCTGAAGGCCGTCGGAGTGCTGTGA
- a CDS encoding uridine kinase — protein MESHRSHQSLEPLAREIAALPPSLGPVRLIGIDGHAGSGKSTFAGRLAEALGGVPVLHLDDIATHEELFGWPERLRAQVLEPLAAGRPAHWAPYDWVGRRFGPERVLEPAPVLLVEGVGAGRRALRPHLARLLWMETPRAQSWGRGRNRDGRELSDFWDGWERAELAHFSDDPSRPFADTLVRQSGTGYEWSSGTGATSGTSASVTEGDGLPQA, from the coding sequence GTGGAGTCACACCGGTCACACCAGTCACTCGAACCGCTGGCGCGCGAGATCGCCGCACTGCCCCCGTCGCTCGGCCCCGTGCGCCTGATCGGCATCGACGGGCACGCGGGTTCCGGCAAGAGCACCTTCGCGGGGCGGCTCGCGGAGGCGCTCGGCGGGGTGCCGGTGCTGCACCTCGACGACATCGCCACCCACGAGGAGCTGTTCGGCTGGCCGGAGCGGCTGCGCGCGCAGGTGCTGGAGCCGCTCGCCGCCGGTCGGCCCGCGCACTGGGCCCCGTACGACTGGGTGGGTCGCCGCTTCGGCCCGGAACGGGTACTGGAGCCGGCGCCGGTGCTGCTCGTCGAGGGTGTCGGGGCCGGGCGGCGGGCGCTGCGCCCGCATCTGGCGCGGCTGCTGTGGATGGAGACACCGCGCGCGCAGTCCTGGGGGCGCGGACGAAACCGGGACGGGCGTGAACTTTCCGACTTCTGGGACGGATGGGAGCGCGCGGAGCTCGCGCACTTCTCGGACGACCCTTCGCGCCCCTTCGCCGACACTCTGGTACGCCAGAGCGGTACGGGATACGAGTGGTCTTCCGGGACGGGTGCGACCTCAGGAACCTCCGCTTCCGTCACCGAGGGTGACGGACTCCCCCAGGCCTGA
- a CDS encoding AAA family ATPase, translating into MDFGTPGSTHAPAELAWLRGVDACTMGAYPQAEEEFRAAVRLDPAMADAWLGLHALRVDTTNALLRMYAHRDRFGEQRARHRRTLNSWYWLGWWVQPVLESRRDLLLAHASHWLDGRHVPELDQALAALPPVDADPQVRFLHACRAYLVKDWEQLVRHTEPLVDDPLLGIEAGLFGGMARVRLEMYGQAEPMLSTALMRCRSEQPQRKELRYWLARAHEGTGRSAAALPLYRAVHRVDPAFMDTAARLTAIEDSDYVDGADGYAGFGGHSAEGFAGHGLSPVGGDFAAVALGGGGGPVQDIAADGQVDGQAEGDPLSAPDPPDQRFAPPSDAGRTEGVRRKVSVPPQAAPAGLPAGPADPQALAQALAELERMVGLEPVKRQVKALSAQLHMARLRAGQGLPVQPPKRHFVFSGPSGTGKTTVARILGRVFYALGLLGGDHLVEAQRADLVGEFLGQTAVKANELIDSAIGGVLFVDEAYSLSNSGYSKGDAYGDEALQVLLKRAEDNRDHLVVILAGYPAGMDRLLAANPGLSSRFTTRVDFPSYRPLELTAIGGVLADANGDRWDEEALEELRSISGHVVEQGWIDELGNGRFLRTLYEKSCAYRDLRLAGFAGEPSRDDLATLRLADLMQAYGEVLSGRGPDRPEPPPLP; encoded by the coding sequence ATGGACTTCGGCACTCCGGGCAGCACGCACGCCCCGGCCGAACTCGCCTGGCTGCGCGGGGTCGACGCCTGCACCATGGGCGCGTACCCGCAGGCCGAGGAGGAGTTCCGGGCCGCCGTACGGCTCGACCCCGCGATGGCCGACGCCTGGCTGGGCCTGCACGCGCTCCGGGTGGACACCACCAACGCCTTATTGCGCATGTACGCCCACCGGGACCGGTTCGGGGAGCAGCGGGCCCGGCACCGGCGCACGCTGAACTCCTGGTACTGGCTCGGCTGGTGGGTGCAGCCGGTGCTGGAGAGCCGGCGGGACCTGCTGCTCGCCCACGCCTCGCACTGGCTGGACGGACGCCACGTACCGGAGCTGGACCAGGCGCTGGCCGCCCTGCCGCCCGTGGACGCCGATCCGCAGGTGCGGTTCCTGCACGCCTGCCGGGCCTATCTGGTCAAGGACTGGGAGCAGCTGGTCCGGCACACCGAGCCGCTGGTCGACGATCCTCTGCTGGGCATCGAGGCGGGCCTGTTCGGCGGGATGGCCCGGGTGCGGCTGGAGATGTACGGGCAGGCGGAGCCGATGCTGTCGACGGCGCTGATGCGCTGCCGCAGCGAGCAGCCGCAGCGCAAGGAGCTGCGGTACTGGCTGGCGCGGGCGCACGAGGGGACCGGGCGCAGCGCGGCGGCGCTGCCGCTGTACCGGGCCGTGCACCGGGTGGACCCGGCGTTCATGGACACGGCGGCGCGGCTGACGGCGATCGAGGACAGCGACTACGTCGACGGCGCCGACGGCTACGCGGGCTTCGGCGGGCACTCCGCGGAGGGGTTCGCCGGTCACGGCCTGTCCCCGGTGGGCGGGGACTTCGCGGCGGTGGCGCTGGGCGGTGGCGGCGGTCCCGTCCAGGACATCGCGGCGGACGGCCAGGTGGACGGGCAGGCGGAGGGCGATCCGCTGTCGGCGCCGGACCCGCCCGACCAGCGTTTCGCGCCGCCTTCGGACGCGGGCCGGACGGAAGGCGTACGGCGGAAGGTGTCCGTACCCCCGCAGGCCGCCCCTGCGGGGCTGCCGGCCGGGCCGGCCGATCCGCAGGCCCTGGCGCAGGCGCTCGCGGAGCTGGAGCGGATGGTGGGCCTGGAGCCCGTCAAACGGCAGGTGAAGGCGCTGTCCGCGCAGCTGCACATGGCCCGACTGCGCGCCGGGCAGGGATTGCCGGTGCAGCCGCCGAAACGCCACTTCGTGTTCTCGGGGCCCTCGGGCACGGGCAAGACCACGGTGGCGCGAATCCTGGGCCGGGTCTTCTACGCGCTGGGGCTGCTCGGCGGGGACCACCTGGTGGAGGCCCAGCGGGCCGACCTGGTCGGCGAGTTCCTGGGGCAGACCGCCGTGAAGGCGAACGAGCTGATCGACTCGGCGATCGGCGGGGTGCTGTTCGTGGACGAGGCGTACTCGCTGTCGAACTCGGGCTACAGCAAGGGCGACGCGTACGGGGACGAGGCGCTCCAGGTGCTGCTGAAGCGGGCCGAGGACAACCGGGACCACCTGGTGGTGATCCTGGCGGGCTATCCGGCCGGGATGGACCGGCTGCTCGCGGCCAATCCGGGGCTGTCGTCGCGGTTCACGACCCGGGTGGACTTCCCGAGCTACCGGCCGCTGGAGCTGACCGCGATCGGCGGGGTGCTCGCGGACGCGAACGGGGACCGCTGGGACGAGGAGGCGCTGGAGGAGCTGCGCAGCATCAGCGGGCACGTGGTCGAGCAGGGCTGGATCGACGAGCTGGGCAACGGGCGGTTCCTGCGGACGCTGTACGAGAAGAGCTGCGCGTACCGGGATCTGCGGCTGGCGGGGTTCGCCGGGGAGCCGTCGCGGGACGATCTGGCGACGTTGCGGCTGGCGGACCTGATGCAGGCGTACGGGGAGGTGCTGTCGGGGCGGGGCCCGGACCGGCCGGAGCCGCCGCCGCTGCCCTGA
- a CDS encoding hemolysin family protein, translating into MNALQLLFALLLVLANGFFVGAEFALVSVRRSQIEPLAADSKRARQVLHGLENLPRMMAAAQFGITVCSLTLGAVAEPTVARLLEPVFHAVHVPEGLIHPLGYAFALAAVVFLHLVIGEMVPKNLAMAAPEKTALWFSPGLVAFARLCGPITTALGACATLVLRLFKVEPKDEVEAVYTSAQLGRLLKDSRQAGLLEPVEQERLEDALELGSRPVTDVLLARDRLVTVGPSATPRQIEQLTVRTGYSRFPVRSDGGAFMGYLHVKDVLDLEDRERAVPQRVWRRMTTLCSTLPLDDALSVMRRDATHLAQVADPSGRILGLVTMEDVLEMLVGEVRDPAHRDPAHRGYVRSA; encoded by the coding sequence GTGAACGCCCTCCAGCTCCTGTTCGCCCTGCTCCTGGTCCTGGCCAACGGCTTCTTCGTCGGCGCCGAGTTCGCCCTCGTCTCCGTCCGCCGCAGCCAGATCGAACCCCTCGCGGCCGACTCCAAGCGGGCCCGCCAGGTGCTCCACGGCCTGGAGAACCTGCCCCGGATGATGGCCGCCGCCCAGTTCGGCATCACCGTCTGCTCCCTCACCCTGGGCGCGGTCGCCGAACCGACGGTCGCCCGACTCCTGGAGCCCGTCTTCCACGCCGTCCACGTGCCCGAGGGCCTGATCCACCCCCTCGGCTACGCGTTCGCGCTGGCCGCCGTGGTCTTCCTGCACCTGGTCATCGGCGAGATGGTCCCCAAGAACCTCGCCATGGCCGCCCCCGAGAAGACCGCCCTCTGGTTCAGTCCCGGCCTGGTCGCCTTCGCCCGCCTGTGCGGGCCGATCACGACCGCGCTCGGCGCCTGCGCCACGCTGGTGCTCCGCCTGTTCAAGGTCGAGCCCAAGGACGAGGTCGAGGCCGTCTACACCAGCGCCCAGCTCGGCCGGCTGCTCAAGGACTCCCGGCAGGCCGGACTCCTGGAGCCGGTCGAGCAGGAACGCCTGGAGGACGCCCTGGAACTGGGCAGCCGCCCCGTCACCGACGTCCTCCTCGCCCGGGACCGCCTGGTCACGGTCGGCCCCTCGGCGACCCCGCGCCAGATCGAGCAGCTCACCGTCCGCACCGGGTACTCCCGCTTCCCCGTGCGCTCCGACGGCGGCGCCTTCATGGGCTACCTGCACGTGAAGGACGTACTCGACCTGGAGGACCGGGAGCGGGCCGTGCCCCAGCGGGTCTGGCGCAGGATGACGACCCTGTGCTCCACCCTCCCGCTGGACGACGCCCTCAGCGTCATGCGCCGGGACGCCACCCACCTGGCCCAGGTCGCCGACCCGTCCGGCCGCATCCTCGGCCTGGTCACCATGGAGGACGTCCTGGAAATGCTGGTCGGCGAAGTCCGCGACCCCGCCCACCGCGACCCGGCCCACCGCGGCTACGTCCGCAGCGCGTAA